A window from Leptothermofonsia sichuanensis E412 encodes these proteins:
- the thiS gene encoding sulfur carrier protein ThiS, protein MVNQITLQVNGELKTCSPETSLPRFLEQLGMNPRLIAVEYNGEILHRQFWDTTEMKEGDRLEIVTIVGGG, encoded by the coding sequence ATGGTAAATCAAATTACTCTTCAGGTGAATGGTGAACTGAAAACCTGTTCCCCTGAAACCTCCTTACCTCGATTTTTAGAACAACTGGGAATGAACCCCCGCCTGATTGCCGTGGAATATAATGGCGAGATTTTACACCGCCAGTTCTGGGACACCACTGAGATGAAAGAAGGCGATCGCCTGGAAATTGTCACGATTGTTGGAGGCGGCTAA
- a CDS encoding eCIS core domain-containing protein, with protein MSIFAPKQPAQKSVKQEHHGSRERSPQTICEVRSPQVSPTNFPRLQRQCACGGGCPRCQESTLLQTKLKFSEPGEAYEQEADRIADEITQMPETSMQRQMAGEEEEEIVQRKAIAEAPSIVHEVLNSPGQPLDSQIRTFMESRFGQNFSHVRIHTDGQATEAAAAVNAKAYTVRNHIVFWQGQYSPETREGQRLLAHELTHVLQNSQQRVQPNLESKPANISSTTPAISTNQDDSLRRVVRVPVGNTQLQITSQPETSLIVQLLLNRWRARPTTPQRIEFVASAQAMCDPGDNTAGYEIGLVQIQTREVNHAYYRGATQADGSLWVRRDIPSVRPSGPCIDSAYQRFWHSPQRLTCNSRISLTHWDAPADMYDTILTNPQTGSPNYLKELHVAFDFTTALMLKTPNNRLQTLRWLRWDVGWDYQFTTPASGESRINPGSISRQGTIQFFDVVPPPPEIPGVYAVPAKNCNTLTLEAGANPASIQPSNQW; from the coding sequence ATGAGCATTTTTGCCCCCAAACAACCTGCCCAAAAGTCTGTTAAGCAGGAGCACCATGGGAGTCGGGAGCGATCGCCCCAAACAATATGTGAAGTGCGATCGCCCCAGGTCTCCCCAACCAACTTCCCACGGCTGCAACGCCAATGTGCCTGTGGTGGAGGCTGTCCCCGCTGTCAGGAGAGCACTCTACTCCAAACCAAACTGAAGTTTAGCGAACCCGGTGAGGCATATGAGCAAGAGGCAGACCGTATAGCTGATGAAATCACGCAAATGCCAGAAACTTCTATGCAGCGTCAGATGGCAGGAGAGGAAGAAGAAGAGATCGTGCAGAGGAAGGCAATCGCTGAAGCTCCGTCCATTGTTCACGAAGTCCTCAACTCCCCTGGTCAACCGCTTGACTCCCAAATTCGTACCTTCATGGAATCCCGCTTTGGGCAGAACTTCAGCCATGTGCGAATCCATACAGATGGACAGGCAACGGAGGCGGCGGCTGCCGTTAATGCAAAAGCCTACACAGTGCGCAACCACATTGTATTCTGGCAAGGACAGTACTCACCTGAAACACGAGAGGGTCAGAGGCTGCTTGCCCATGAATTAACTCATGTACTCCAGAATAGTCAGCAACGGGTTCAGCCAAATCTGGAGAGCAAACCAGCCAACATCTCTTCCACCACTCCAGCCATCTCTACAAACCAGGACGATTCATTGCGGCGAGTTGTTCGTGTCCCGGTTGGGAATACCCAACTACAAATCACCTCACAGCCAGAAACCAGTTTGATTGTCCAACTCCTACTTAACCGCTGGAGAGCAAGACCAACCACACCCCAACGGATTGAATTTGTAGCCAGTGCTCAAGCCATGTGTGATCCCGGAGATAACACGGCTGGCTACGAAATTGGATTGGTTCAGATTCAAACTCGTGAGGTCAATCATGCTTATTACCGGGGTGCAACTCAAGCGGATGGATCACTGTGGGTTCGGCGAGATATTCCATCTGTCCGTCCGAGCGGACCCTGTATCGATTCTGCTTACCAGAGATTCTGGCATAGCCCACAACGATTGACCTGTAACAGTAGAATTTCATTGACCCACTGGGATGCCCCAGCAGATATGTACGACACAATTCTCACTAATCCACAAACTGGAAGCCCTAACTATCTAAAAGAACTCCATGTGGCATTCGATTTTACAACGGCTTTGATGTTAAAGACGCCAAACAACCGGTTACAAACACTCCGCTGGTTGCGCTGGGATGTCGGCTGGGATTATCAATTCACAACTCCTGCATCAGGTGAATCCAGAATCAACCCTGGTAGTATCAGCAGGCAGGGCACAATTCAGTTTTTTGATGTGGTTCCACCACCGCCTGAAATTCCAGGTGTGTATGCAGTTCCTGCCAAAAACTGCAACACGCTTACCCTGGAAGCGGGAGCAAATCCTGCCAGCATCCAGCCCAGCAACCAATGGTAA
- a CDS encoding metallophosphoesterase family protein — translation MAGYFTRRHSRRYFLSRTILTAIFPSQLIPKVLAMVSPPQLLTDPFLQLPTETSVRVVWFTEFVGSHHVVTYGENLGQTAIATTTQLSRTREDQDSQLTTPYSRPTYRPIWRHEAKITGLLPGQPVPYQVTSTREDGVSVSSDRFTLSASPAPGQPLKIWLTSDHQLKPMVAANCQKVWETVGQVDAVLFAGDLVNVPDRASEWFDDRNGNAFFPPLQGRAHYDLEKNGTRTRYTGGALIQSAPLFAAIGNHEVMGRFSTTNSLDDQFEDAVPRWVAEKQYQQIASTLNPTHDPAIRTTWLKDHSFNVDTYQEILTLPASPQGGETYYAVTFGDIRLIVLYITNIWRTYQLTPDARGRYRERDADLNQPDQWGYGQHIFEPIAKGSPQYTWLEQELSRPEFQQAKYRIVMFHHPPHTLGDNIVPAYTDPVQKIDQDAAGTITAIRYEYPKSADYIARDVVPLLEAAGTHLVFFGHSHLWNRFVSPKGTHYLETSNVGNSYGAYLDDRQRPVPPSAFYQENYVATGDPNGLDPIIPTIAPLRDASGQPMPYIASNDITVFSILDTGAGTVSSYYFDTRNPESAVVKFDQFSLLTSAN, via the coding sequence ATGGCTGGATATTTCACACGCCGTCATTCGCGCCGTTATTTTCTGTCCAGGACAATCCTGACCGCTATTTTTCCATCCCAACTCATTCCAAAAGTGCTGGCAATGGTTTCTCCACCCCAATTGCTCACTGACCCTTTCCTGCAACTGCCGACAGAAACTTCTGTGCGTGTGGTCTGGTTCACGGAGTTTGTCGGCTCCCATCACGTCGTTACCTACGGTGAAAACCTGGGGCAAACCGCGATCGCCACCACGACCCAACTGAGCCGCACCCGCGAGGACCAGGACTCCCAACTGACCACCCCCTACTCCAGACCGACCTACCGCCCTATCTGGCGGCATGAAGCGAAAATTACAGGGTTACTTCCGGGTCAGCCTGTCCCCTACCAGGTCACCAGCACCCGTGAGGATGGCGTTTCTGTCAGCAGCGATCGCTTCACCTTGTCTGCCAGCCCCGCCCCCGGTCAACCCCTCAAAATCTGGTTGACCTCGGACCACCAGTTAAAGCCAATGGTGGCTGCCAACTGTCAGAAGGTTTGGGAAACCGTGGGACAGGTCGATGCAGTATTGTTTGCTGGGGATCTGGTGAACGTGCCCGATCGCGCCTCGGAATGGTTTGACGATCGCAATGGCAATGCTTTTTTCCCACCCCTCCAGGGGCGTGCCCACTACGACCTGGAAAAAAATGGCACCAGAACCCGCTATACCGGCGGTGCCTTGATTCAGTCTGCGCCGCTGTTTGCTGCGATCGGCAACCATGAAGTGATGGGACGATTTTCCACAACCAACAGCCTGGATGATCAGTTTGAAGATGCGGTTCCCCGGTGGGTAGCAGAAAAACAGTACCAGCAAATTGCCAGTACCCTTAACCCAACCCACGACCCGGCTATTCGGACCACCTGGCTGAAGGATCATTCCTTCAATGTGGATACATACCAGGAGATTCTGACCCTACCTGCCAGCCCCCAGGGAGGGGAAACGTACTACGCTGTTACCTTTGGCGACATCAGGCTGATTGTTCTCTACATCACCAATATCTGGCGCACCTACCAGCTCACGCCGGATGCCCGGGGACGATATCGAGAACGGGACGCCGACCTGAACCAGCCAGACCAGTGGGGCTATGGACAACATATCTTTGAGCCGATCGCCAAAGGCAGCCCCCAATATACCTGGTTGGAACAGGAACTCAGCCGTCCAGAGTTCCAGCAGGCGAAATACAGGATTGTCATGTTTCACCACCCACCCCATACGCTGGGCGACAACATTGTTCCCGCCTACACCGACCCGGTGCAGAAGATTGACCAGGATGCCGCAGGTACCATTACCGCCATTCGTTACGAATACCCCAAATCGGCAGATTACATTGCCAGAGATGTGGTCCCGCTGCTGGAAGCTGCCGGAACTCACCTGGTTTTCTTTGGGCACTCTCACCTGTGGAATCGGTTTGTCAGTCCCAAAGGGACACACTATCTGGAGACATCCAATGTGGGGAACTCCTACGGAGCCTATCTGGACGATCGCCAGCGTCCAGTGCCTCCCAGTGCCTTCTATCAAGAAAACTATGTTGCGACCGGCGACCCCAACGGGTTAGACCCCATCATTCCAACCATTGCTCCGTTACGGGATGCCAGCGGTCAACCAATGCCCTACATCGCCAGTAACGATATCACTGTATTCAGCATTTTGGACACGGGAGCAGGAACAGTCAGCAGCTACTACTTTGACACCCGAAATCCCGAATCGGCTGTGGTCAAATTTGACCAATTCAGTCTTCTGACGTCAGCCAATTGA
- a CDS encoding tetratricopeptide repeat protein produces the protein MNAEDFFNQGLMKAQKGDHKGAIADMTEAIKIYPKYAGAYLNRGNSRLAMQDNRGAVEDFNLVLQINPKAAEALVGRGTARARAGDKQGALDDFNQALQLKPKFPGIFIQRGSVRAELNNLEGALEDLNQAVQLAPNAVPAYVQRGVVRAGLGDREGAIADFNQALQLSPTAIPALVQRGILFAEMGDRKRALADFDQALQISPKAAHVYLQRGMARAQWQDPLGAIADFNQALQFNPNLLPAYIQRGAVRAALGDPQGGLEDLTQVLKRNPHAVPAYIQRGLLCSELGNKPQALEDFNQALQREPGSVDALLNRGRVRAELNDLEGAIEDFTEALKLEPNNPSAHLCRSVIHLELDDRQKASEDFNLAVQMLPSSADAYIERGMFRASMGALQEALEDFNRCLRMHSVSAKGYLQRGIIRALMEDREGATTDFDHAINLDTSLDMAFLHRGMVRAQQADYPAALEDLNQALQLNPNLIPAHLNRSAVQLKMGNPEAATADLQGALKVGPNPAAAHLSRGMILAQLGEEQGALDDFNRVIELYPRAIAVYYNRGILLASLGDQQGALDDFNQELQINPASAPAYLHRGTLRAELGETEAALQDLDRALQLTPRSLVTRFQRGLIRAELGDPYGAAEDFNVLLTSRTPSIPAYVRRALAFWELGKRKLAMDDLSEAVRLEPKQPEDFLHLAVARTRMGEEKAASQDFNQAVESSLYPVRACLQRGMLQLKLGELVGAITDLDYVIQVNPTLVSAYLYRGIVHAKQGNHAGAMEDFTQVLNFHPASTLAHLSRSAIHLLQDNQTAANQDFEQAVRMGIEPGKAFFHRGRLRAQLEDKPGAVVDLDRAIAAHPEFAPAYLHRGNLLAELGEPERSEEDLRTATQFAPAIDPKIRDQ, from the coding sequence ATGAACGCCGAAGATTTTTTTAACCAGGGCTTAATGAAGGCTCAAAAAGGCGACCACAAGGGCGCGATCGCTGACATGACAGAAGCCATTAAGATCTACCCGAAGTACGCTGGGGCATACCTCAACCGGGGTAACTCACGCCTGGCAATGCAGGATAACCGGGGGGCAGTGGAAGACTTTAACCTGGTACTGCAAATCAATCCCAAGGCAGCAGAGGCACTGGTGGGCAGGGGAACTGCTCGCGCCCGGGCAGGAGACAAACAGGGGGCACTGGATGACTTCAACCAGGCACTTCAGTTGAAACCTAAATTTCCTGGCATTTTTATTCAACGGGGAAGTGTGCGGGCCGAATTGAATAATCTGGAAGGTGCCCTGGAAGACCTGAATCAGGCGGTTCAGCTTGCGCCCAATGCGGTGCCCGCCTATGTGCAGCGAGGTGTGGTGCGGGCAGGGCTGGGGGATCGGGAAGGGGCGATCGCAGACTTTAACCAGGCCCTTCAACTTTCCCCCACTGCCATTCCTGCCCTTGTCCAGCGGGGAATTCTCTTTGCCGAAATGGGCGACCGGAAACGGGCACTCGCCGACTTCGACCAGGCCCTTCAAATCAGCCCCAAAGCAGCCCATGTTTACTTGCAGCGCGGCATGGCGCGGGCGCAGTGGCAGGATCCTCTGGGGGCGATCGCGGACTTTAACCAGGCCCTCCAATTCAACCCGAATCTGTTGCCTGCCTACATTCAGCGGGGAGCCGTGCGGGCTGCATTGGGCGACCCTCAAGGGGGACTGGAAGACCTGACCCAGGTGTTAAAACGAAATCCCCATGCGGTTCCTGCCTACATTCAGCGGGGGCTGCTCTGTTCCGAATTAGGGAACAAACCCCAGGCATTAGAGGACTTTAACCAGGCATTGCAGCGGGAACCGGGTTCTGTAGATGCCCTGCTTAACCGGGGACGGGTACGGGCAGAATTGAACGATCTCGAAGGGGCGATCGAGGACTTTACCGAGGCACTTAAACTGGAGCCAAACAATCCTTCTGCCCATCTTTGCCGGAGCGTGATCCATCTGGAACTGGACGATCGCCAGAAAGCATCTGAAGACTTCAACCTGGCAGTGCAAATGCTGCCCAGTTCTGCGGATGCCTACATTGAGCGCGGCATGTTTCGGGCCAGTATGGGTGCTTTGCAGGAGGCATTAGAAGATTTCAACCGCTGTCTGCGAATGCATTCCGTCTCGGCTAAAGGCTACCTGCAACGGGGGATTATCCGTGCTTTGATGGAAGATCGGGAAGGTGCCACAACCGACTTTGACCATGCGATTAACCTGGATACCAGCCTCGACATGGCTTTTCTGCATCGGGGCATGGTCAGAGCACAGCAGGCAGACTATCCAGCCGCCCTGGAAGACCTGAACCAGGCACTCCAACTCAATCCCAATCTGATTCCTGCCCATTTGAATCGCAGCGCTGTACAGCTTAAAATGGGCAACCCAGAAGCCGCTACCGCCGACTTGCAAGGGGCGCTCAAAGTGGGTCCCAATCCTGCCGCTGCCCACCTGAGTCGGGGTATGATTCTGGCGCAATTGGGGGAAGAGCAGGGCGCACTGGATGACTTTAATCGGGTGATTGAACTTTATCCGAGGGCGATCGCCGTCTATTACAATCGGGGTATTCTGCTGGCATCCCTGGGCGATCAGCAGGGAGCACTGGACGACTTCAACCAGGAACTGCAAATTAATCCTGCTTCTGCCCCCGCCTACCTGCATCGGGGCACACTCCGGGCAGAACTGGGAGAAACGGAAGCCGCCCTGCAAGATCTGGATCGGGCATTGCAGTTGACTCCCCGCTCTCTGGTGACTCGCTTCCAGCGGGGTTTAATTCGGGCTGAACTAGGCGATCCCTACGGGGCAGCCGAAGATTTCAATGTCCTGCTGACAAGCCGAACGCCTTCCATTCCTGCCTACGTGCGACGGGCACTAGCCTTTTGGGAGTTGGGCAAACGGAAGCTGGCAATGGATGACCTGAGTGAAGCCGTCCGGCTGGAGCCGAAACAGCCGGAAGATTTTCTGCACCTGGCAGTGGCCCGTACCCGCATGGGAGAGGAAAAAGCCGCCAGTCAGGACTTTAACCAGGCAGTGGAAAGCAGTCTCTACCCGGTGCGTGCCTGCCTGCAACGGGGGATGCTGCAACTCAAGCTAGGTGAACTGGTGGGGGCAATCACAGACCTGGACTATGTCATTCAGGTCAACCCGACGCTGGTTTCTGCCTATCTCTATCGGGGCATTGTTCACGCTAAACAGGGCAACCATGCCGGGGCAATGGAAGACTTTACCCAGGTTTTGAACTTCCATCCAGCCTCTACCCTGGCCCATCTCAGCCGGAGCGCAATCCATCTGCTCCAGGACAATCAAACTGCCGCCAACCAGGACTTTGAGCAGGCGGTCAGGATGGGGATTGAACCTGGAAAGGCCTTTTTCCATCGCGGCAGACTGCGGGCACAACTGGAAGACAAACCAGGGGCAGTGGTCGATCTGGACCGGGCGATCGCTGCTCATCCAGAATTTGCGCCAGCATACCTGCATCGTGGTAACCTGCTGGCTGAACTGGGAGAGCCGGAGCGATCGGAGGAAGATTTACGAACGGCTACCCAATTCGCCCCAGCCATCGACCCCAAAATTCGGGATCAGTGA
- a CDS encoding MFS transporter produces the protein MSFRSSKLFSWVPRLNYQVWILALGRLLSQTGSGFTLFAAPIFFVNQVGLSATQVGLAIGSSAISGIGGRLLGGSCADSRTWGRRRTLMLAAIVSAAASFVLAVANDFLMLVLGNLLVGLGLGLYWPPNEAMVADLSPPEQRNESFAITRLCDSLGLGLGVILGGRLIGITGAYRMLFVIDGISFLVLLGIVYWAIAESGQFTETHQALRGWQTALRDRHLLTYIIPNVMFTTYLVQVSSTLPLYLNNFIPGQSPARGFSPEIISNLFAWHLVATVLSQMPTVRFLNRFSHPQGLIISANLWSIGFVLVWLTGVAPTGHLLWAILATGVLAIATSAYMPSAASTTVELAPEALRGVYLAVNSQCWALGYMIGPPLGGWALDQSKPVVHGYWLAMAASVIVAILILQALDRMMHKNRRMKDI, from the coding sequence ATGTCCTTTCGCTCGTCGAAGCTGTTTTCCTGGGTTCCCCGTTTGAATTACCAGGTCTGGATTCTGGCATTGGGACGGTTGCTGTCCCAGACTGGCTCCGGGTTTACGCTGTTTGCAGCGCCCATTTTCTTCGTGAATCAGGTAGGGCTTTCCGCAACCCAGGTTGGGCTGGCAATTGGCAGTTCAGCCATTTCTGGGATTGGGGGGAGGCTGTTGGGGGGATCCTGTGCCGATTCGCGCACCTGGGGACGGAGACGGACATTAATGCTGGCGGCGATCGTGTCAGCCGCAGCATCCTTTGTGCTGGCGGTGGCAAATGACTTTCTTATGCTGGTTTTGGGTAACTTACTGGTTGGGCTGGGACTGGGACTTTACTGGCCTCCCAATGAAGCCATGGTTGCCGACCTGTCGCCCCCAGAGCAGCGGAATGAATCCTTTGCCATTACCCGTCTCTGCGACAGTCTGGGGCTGGGGTTGGGAGTCATCCTGGGGGGGCGATTGATTGGCATCACGGGGGCTTACCGGATGCTGTTTGTGATTGATGGGATTTCGTTTCTGGTGCTGTTGGGTATTGTGTATTGGGCGATCGCCGAGTCGGGTCAGTTCACCGAAACCCATCAGGCACTCAGAGGATGGCAGACAGCTCTGCGCGATCGCCACCTGCTCACCTACATCATTCCCAACGTGATGTTTACCACCTACCTGGTACAGGTCAGCAGCACCCTTCCTCTTTACCTGAACAACTTCATCCCAGGACAGTCCCCCGCCAGGGGATTCTCTCCTGAAATAATCAGTAATCTGTTTGCCTGGCATCTGGTGGCGACTGTGCTATCCCAGATGCCAACCGTGCGATTTCTGAATCGCTTCTCCCATCCCCAGGGTTTGATCATCTCTGCGAATCTATGGAGTATTGGGTTTGTACTGGTCTGGCTCACAGGGGTTGCCCCTACTGGACATTTACTCTGGGCAATTCTGGCAACGGGGGTGCTGGCGATCGCCACCTCTGCCTATATGCCTTCCGCTGCCTCAACAACCGTAGAACTGGCTCCAGAAGCACTAAGGGGAGTCTACCTGGCAGTCAACTCCCAGTGCTGGGCACTGGGCTATATGATTGGTCCTCCTTTGGGGGGGTGGGCACTGGACCAGTCTAAACCTGTGGTTCATGGATACTGGTTGGCAATGGCTGCCAGCGTAATCGTGGCAATCCTGATTTTGCAAGCCCTCGATCGCATGATGCACAAGAATAGAAGGATGAAGGATATATGA
- a CDS encoding CHASE2 domain-containing protein produces the protein MKAPVSGIKFNARAAWSTLATLPKAILVPLAIGITSLTVTGSLLVARQLGWLQAPELAAYDQMIRLRPDLAPDSRLLIVAINEADIKAQKRWPLSDQTVATLLANLQQHQPRVIGLDIYRDLPQEPGNRELAKQLQSPNVVVITKISDEEDLGVAAPAGVPEARTGFNDIPPDNDGVIRRGLLFAETETETLTAFSLRLAIAYLQDLGITPQPGTINSDHLRLGQAEFVPLESSSGLYQRLDARGYQILLNYRARHHLANQVTLTQVLNNEVDPSWVRGKIVLIGTSARSLKDMFLTPYSAAAGDRNWSMPGVLIHAQIVSQILSAALGEQPLFWYWSDWVEIVWIAGWAILGGSLAWFIRYPLGLIVAITISITLLGSIGYYGFFLQAGWVPVMSPVLGLVMAAGMMVAYRAQQAYRQQQMMMKLLGQNTSPEIANALWNSRDRLLKSGKLPGQRFYATMLFTDIKGFSTISEHMLPENLLEWLNEYLSAITQEVISRHGIINKFTGDGMLAVFGVPINRTAPIEVAEDARLAVECALAMRDRLKQLNDDWQKRGLPTAAMRVGIFTGPIVAGSLGGKDRLEYGVIGDSVNTAARLESYEKSRQDEICRVLIAKDTLVHLQNRFEVESWGPLALKGKQKMVEVYRVLDYVTSSSDPGFHSPDCRNNAVNGNIQPTEAIE, from the coding sequence TTGAAAGCACCTGTATCTGGCATAAAATTTAATGCTCGTGCCGCCTGGTCTACTCTGGCAACGCTGCCAAAAGCGATTCTGGTGCCCCTGGCGATTGGGATAACCAGCTTGACTGTGACTGGAAGTCTTCTGGTAGCGCGTCAGCTTGGGTGGCTACAGGCTCCAGAACTGGCCGCCTACGACCAGATGATACGCCTGCGCCCGGATTTAGCCCCGGACTCCCGCCTGCTGATTGTTGCCATTAATGAAGCTGATATCAAGGCGCAAAAACGCTGGCCCCTGTCTGACCAGACGGTAGCAACGCTGCTGGCAAATTTGCAACAGCATCAGCCCAGGGTGATTGGGCTGGATATTTATCGAGATTTGCCCCAGGAACCGGGCAACCGGGAACTGGCTAAACAACTGCAATCCCCAAATGTGGTTGTTATTACCAAGATCAGCGATGAGGAAGATTTGGGGGTGGCGGCACCCGCGGGAGTACCTGAGGCCCGCACGGGCTTTAATGATATTCCTCCAGACAATGATGGAGTCATTCGGCGGGGGCTTTTGTTTGCAGAGACTGAGACGGAGACGCTAACTGCATTTTCCCTGCGACTGGCGATCGCCTATCTCCAGGATCTGGGCATCACTCCCCAGCCGGGCACAATCAACTCTGACCATCTTCGCCTCGGACAGGCCGAGTTTGTCCCGCTAGAGTCCAGTTCGGGACTGTACCAGAGGCTGGATGCCCGGGGCTATCAGATTTTGCTTAACTACCGTGCCCGCCACCATCTGGCAAACCAGGTGACACTGACCCAGGTCTTGAACAATGAGGTTGATCCCAGTTGGGTCAGGGGCAAAATTGTCCTGATTGGCACCAGTGCTCGCAGCTTAAAGGACATGTTTTTGACTCCCTACAGCGCAGCCGCGGGCGATCGCAACTGGTCCATGCCAGGGGTTTTGATCCACGCCCAGATTGTCAGCCAGATTCTCAGCGCCGCCCTGGGTGAGCAACCTCTGTTCTGGTACTGGTCCGATTGGGTCGAGATTGTTTGGATTGCTGGCTGGGCCATATTGGGAGGCAGTCTCGCCTGGTTTATCCGCTATCCCCTGGGGCTAATTGTTGCGATCACCATCTCCATCACCCTGTTGGGGAGTATTGGATACTATGGCTTTTTCCTGCAAGCAGGATGGGTGCCTGTGATGTCGCCCGTCCTGGGACTGGTGATGGCGGCGGGCATGATGGTTGCCTACCGGGCACAGCAGGCTTACCGCCAGCAACAGATGATGATGAAACTGCTGGGACAAAACACCTCCCCTGAAATTGCGAATGCCCTCTGGAACAGCCGCGATCGCTTGCTCAAATCTGGAAAACTCCCTGGGCAACGGTTTTATGCCACCATGCTGTTCACGGACATTAAAGGTTTCAGCACAATTTCTGAACATATGCTGCCTGAAAACCTGCTGGAGTGGCTGAACGAATACCTGAGTGCTATTACCCAGGAAGTGATTTCCCGTCACGGCATTATTAACAAGTTCACGGGCGATGGAATGCTGGCAGTATTTGGTGTTCCCATTAACCGGACGGCTCCCATCGAAGTAGCAGAAGATGCCCGCCTGGCGGTGGAGTGTGCCCTGGCCATGCGCGATCGCCTGAAGCAACTCAACGATGACTGGCAAAAGCGAGGACTACCGACGGCTGCCATGCGCGTTGGCATTTTCACCGGACCGATTGTTGCGGGCAGTCTGGGAGGGAAAGATCGCCTGGAGTACGGTGTCATTGGGGACAGTGTAAACACGGCTGCCCGGTTAGAAAGCTATGAAAAAAGTCGCCAGGACGAAATCTGCCGCGTTCTGATTGCCAAAGATACGTTAGTCCATTTACAAAACCGGTTTGAGGTGGAATCCTGGGGACCGCTTGCCCTCAAAGGCAAACAAAAAATGGTCGAAGTCTATCGGGTATTGGATTATGTAACGTCCTCATCTGACCCGGGGTTCCATTCCCCTGATTGTCGGAATAATGCCGTCAACGGGAACATTCAACCCACAGAAGCGATCGAGTAA
- a CDS encoding DUF928 domain-containing protein: MLRNKSLLFSLSISVGLLISGIPLLAMAQQYRPPSRGIPGRREGAGTRGTCMTGQKFLMPLTPVNGFSATVSSQPTFFWYVPPSSARTAEFALLDGNDRALYKTTIALPETPGIVSYTVPETVASTVLEVSKDFYWQFTILCDPTSAWRNPFVEGVVQRLQPTPDLTRQLKQARSVYDRASVYASSGLWHDAIALLAQEQCARPDDASARVHWKTLLKSVQLEEFAAEPLTAACSAMIQE, from the coding sequence ATGCTTCGTAACAAGTCACTTCTGTTCAGTCTCTCGATCAGCGTCGGATTATTGATTAGCGGAATTCCTTTACTGGCGATGGCTCAACAGTATCGCCCTCCCAGCCGGGGAATACCCGGACGGCGAGAAGGCGCCGGGACACGGGGAACCTGTATGACAGGGCAGAAATTCCTGATGCCGCTCACTCCCGTTAATGGCTTCAGTGCAACGGTATCTAGCCAACCAACCTTCTTCTGGTACGTGCCACCAAGTTCTGCTCGCACGGCTGAGTTTGCCCTGCTGGATGGCAACGATCGCGCCCTTTACAAAACCACGATCGCTTTACCAGAAACCCCAGGAATTGTCAGCTATACAGTTCCTGAAACAGTAGCCAGCACTGTGTTAGAAGTCAGCAAAGACTTTTACTGGCAATTCACGATCCTCTGCGATCCAACCTCTGCCTGGCGCAATCCTTTTGTAGAAGGAGTTGTGCAGCGGCTTCAACCCACCCCTGATCTGACCCGGCAGTTAAAGCAAGCCAGGTCGGTTTACGATCGCGCCAGTGTCTATGCCTCATCCGGTCTCTGGCATGACGCGATCGCCCTCCTGGCTCAGGAACAATGTGCCCGTCCTGATGATGCTTCCGCTCGGGTCCACTGGAAAACCCTGCTCAAATCCGTTCAACTGGAAGAATTTGCCGCTGAGCCACTGACCGCCGCCTGCTCAGCGATGATTCAGGAGTGA